A portion of the Physeter macrocephalus isolate SW-GA chromosome 15, ASM283717v5, whole genome shotgun sequence genome contains these proteins:
- the JRK gene encoding jerky protein homolog, producing the protein MASKPAAGRSPGEKRKRVVLTLKEKMDICRRLEKGESRKALMQEYNVGMSTLYDIRAHKAQLLRFFASSDSDKALAHRRTLHTPKLEHLDRVLYEWFLVKRAEGVPVSGPMLIEKAKDFYEQMQLTEPCVFSGGWLWRFKARHGIKKLDASSEKQAADHQAAERFCGFFRSLTAEHGLSPEQVYNADETGLFWRSLPSPSPEGGAVPGPKQNKDRLTVLMCANATGSHRIKPLVVGKCGGPKAVQGAQHLPVAYKAQGNAWVDKEIFTDWFHHIFVPAVKEHFRAVALPEDSKAILLLDGSRAHPREAELVSENIFTIFLPAGVTSLIQPMDQGIRRDFMRNFVTPGGTLQALTPRFSVHDAVLDVACAWNAVPGAVFSRAWRKLWPEVTLVEGSPSEEAPERLRTKPPDQTFAPSPGLGGGAPARRGSAATGSPELAEAGGGDGAAWEQAAASFDAVLRFAEGQPCFSAQEVGQLRALRSAFGRRQQAQRRRALGAAVKLEAPWEHSGPRGAPPRSPLPGSSTAGEA; encoded by the coding sequence ATGGCCTCCAAGCCGGCTGCCGGGAGGAGCCCGGGGGAGAAGCGCAAGAGGGTGGTGCTGACCCTGAAGGAGAAGATGGACATCTGCCGGCgcctggagaagggggagagcAGGAAGGCGCTGATGCAGGAGTACAACGTGGGCATGTCCACCCTGTACGACATCAGGGCCCAcaaggcccagctgctccgcttCTTCGCCAGCTCCGACTCGGACAAGGCCCTGGCGCACCGGCGCACGCTGCACACGCCCAAGCTCGAGCACCTGGACCGCGTGCTGTACGAGTGGTTCCTGGTGAAGCGCGCCGAGGGCGTGCCCGTCTCGGGCCCCATGCTCATCGAGAAGGCCAAGGACTTCTACGAGCAGATGCAGCTGACCGAGCCCTGCGTGTTTTCTGGCGGCTGGCTCTGGCGTTTTAAGGCCAGACACGGCATCAAGAAGCTGGATGCGTCCAGCGAGAAACAGGCGGCCGACCACCAGGCTGCAGAGCGGTTCTGCGGCTTCTTCCGGAGCTTAACCGCCGAGCACGGCCTGTCCCCCGAGCAGGTGTACAACGCCGACGAGACCGGCCTCTTCTGGCGCAGCTTGCCCAGTCCCAGCCCGGAGGGCGGGGCGGTGCCCGGCCCCAAGCAGAACAAGGACAGGCTGACCGTCCTCATGTGCGCCAACGCCACGGGCTCCCACAGGATCAAACCCTTGGTGGTTGGGAAATGCGGCGGCCCCAAGGCGGTCCAGGGCGCCCAGCACCTGCCTGTCGCGTACAAGGCCCAAGGTAACGCGTGGGTGGACAAGGAGATTTTTACTGACTGGTTCCATCACATCTTTGTGCCCGCGGTGAAGGAGCACTTCCGAGCCGTGGCTCTGCCCGAAGACAGCAAGGCCATCCTCCTGCTGGACGGCTCCCGCGCGCACCCGCGGGAGGCCGAGTTGGTTTCGGAGAACATTTTCACCATCTTCCTGCCCGCCGGCGTCACCTCCCTGATCCAGCCCATGGACCAGGGCATTCGCAGGGATTTCATGAGAAACTTCGTCACCCCTGGCGGCACGCTGCAGGCCCTCACCCCCCGCTTCAGCGTGCACGACGCCGTGCTCGACGTGGCCTGTGCCTGGAACGCGGTGCCAGGCGCCGTCTTCAGCCGGGCCTGGAGGAAGCTGTGGCCCGAGGTCACGCTCGTCGAAGGCTCGCCTTCAGAGGAGGCGCCCGAGCGCCTCAGGACGAAGCCTCCCGACCAGACCTTCGCGCCCAGCCCCGGGCTCGGGGGAGGCGCCCCGGCCCGCCGTGGGAGTGCGGCCACGGGGAGTCCCGAGCTGGCCGAGGCTGGCGGCGGTGACGGGGCGGCCTGGGAGCAGGCGGCTGCATCCTTCGACGCTGTGCTGCGCTTTGCGGAGGGGCAGCCCTGCTTCTCGGCACAGGAGGTGGGCCAGCTGCGCGCGCTGCGCTCCGCGTTCGGCCGGCGGCAGCAGGCGCAGCGGCGCAGAGCCCTCGGGGCCGCGGTCAAGCTCGAGGCGCCCTGGGAGCACTCTGGGCCTCGCGGCGCCCCGCCTCGCTCCCCTCTGCCCGGCTCGTCCACGGCGGGTGAGGCCTGA